One Pogoniulus pusillus isolate bPogPus1 chromosome 10, bPogPus1.pri, whole genome shotgun sequence genomic window carries:
- the CNDP2 gene encoding cytosolic non-specific dipeptidase has protein sequence MSALETLFKYIDEHQDLYIQRLAQWVAIQSVSAWPEKRPEIRRMMEVAAKDIERLGGTTRLVDIGKQKLPDGSEIPLPPIVLGTLGSDPRKKTVCVYGHLDVQPAALEDGWDSEPFTLVERDGKLYGRGSTDDKGPVLAWLNALEAYQQTNQEFPVNVKFCLEGMEESGSEGLDELIFAQQDTFFKDVDYVCISDNYWLGKNKPCITYGLRGVCYYFIEVECSDKDLHSGVYGGSVHEAMTDLITLMGSLIDKKGKILIPGINEAVAPVTDEELMLYEKIDFDLAEYAKDVGAAKLLHDTKRDILMHRWRYPSLSLHGIEGAFSAPGAKTVIPRKVIGKFSIRLVPNMNPEEVTKHVEDYVSKKFAELQSPNKFKVYLGHGGKPWVSDFNHPHYLAGRKAMKTVFGVEPDMTREGGSIPVTLTFQEATGKNVMLLPVGAADDGAHSQNEKLNRYNYIQGVKMLGAYLYEVSQLKD, from the exons ATGTCTGCTCTTGAAACCCTTTTTAAATACATTGATGAGCACCAGGATCTATATATTCAG CGCCTGGCTCAATGGGTGGCAATCCAGAGTGTgtcagcatggccagagaagagGCCTGAAATCAGACGCATGATGGAGGTTGCTGCAAAGGATATTGAGAGACTGGGCGGCACAACCCGCCTTGTGGACATTGGGAAACAAAAG TTGCCTGATGGATCAGAGATTCCTCTACCACCAATTGTTCTGGGAACACTTGGCTCAGATCCACGCAAGAAGACAGTTTGTGTATACGGTCACTTGGAtgttcagccagcagcactggaggatgGCTGGGATAGTGAGCCCTTCACACTGGTAGAAAGAGATG GAAAGCTGTATGGGCGAGGATCCACAGATGACAAAGGTCCAGTGCTTGCCTGGCTGAATGCCTTGGAAGCTTATCAGCAGACTAACCAA GAGTTTCCAGTAAATGTGAAGTTCTGCCTAGAAGGTATGGAAGAATCTGGATCTGAAGGTCTTGATGAACTGATATTTGCTCAGCAAGATACTTTCTTCAAAGATGTGGACTATGTTTGCATTTCTGACAACTACTGGCTAGGCAAGAACAAGCCTTGTATCACCTATGGCTTGAGGGGTGTCTGCTACTACTTCATAGAG GTTGAATGTAGTGACAAAGACCTTCACTCTGGAGTTTATGGTGGTTCAGTGCATGAGGCCATGACAGATCTCATTACACTGATGG GTTCTCTTATAGACAAGAAAGGGAAAATTCTCATCCCAGGCATTAATGAAGCAGTAGCACCTGTTACTGATGAGGAGCTGATGCTGTATGAGAAGATTGATTTTGATCTGGCAGAATATGCAAAAGATGTAGGAGCAGCAAAACTCTTGCATGATACAAAG AGAGATATCCTTATGCATAGGTGGAGATACCCTTCCTTGTCTCTCCATGGAATTGAAGGAGCCTTTTCAGCCCCTGGAGCCAAGACTGTGATTCCTAGGAAAGTGATTGGCAAGTTCTCAATCAGACTTGTGCCAAACATGAATCCTGAAGAAGTCACAAAGCAT GTTGAAGACTATGTGAGCAAGAagtttgcagagctgcagagcccaaacaaATTCAAAGTATACTTAGGCCATGGTGGAAAACCTTGGGTATCAGACTTCAACCATCCCCATTACCTGGCTGGAAGGAAGGCCATGAAGACAG TTTTTGGAGTTGAACCAGATATGacaagggagggaggaagcatTCCTGTTACCCTTACCTTTCAAGAAGCAACAGGCAAGAATGTCATGCTGCTTCCTGTTGGAGCTGCAGATGATGGTGCCCATTCTCAAAATGAGAAGCTAAATAG GTACAACTACATCCAGGGAGTGAAGATGCTTGGTGCATACCTCTATGAAGTCTCCCAGCTGAAAGACTAA